From Acanthopagrus latus isolate v.2019 chromosome 22, fAcaLat1.1, whole genome shotgun sequence, the proteins below share one genomic window:
- the LOC119012155 gene encoding phospholipase ABHD3-like isoform X1: MFLSHSEIWRTYWECVSRPYTVFICSLTAALYYLWGRKCQAPALVTSKTFSAFLLKHCPVVSENFSPTPWCWGGRLQTLVCAFIKSKPPAAYRNELIRTVDGGQISLDWVDNQASVPYPESSTRPTVLILPGLTGNSQQSYVLHAICQATRRGYRCVVFNNRGAAGEELLTPVTYCAANTSDLELVVQHVKGLHPHAPLLGAGVSLGGMLLLNYLGRKRAESGMVAGLTISVPWDAQKSSDSMEEPLNWLLFNSYLTRGLRRAVARHRKVLEKVVDIDYVLKARTVREFDERFTSLQFGYNSCTEYYCDASPDKKLPNTAVPILCLNAADDPFSPKCAFPVNIVQGLPNVALLLTAHGGHIAFLQGLFPRGESYMERLFGQFVQAVFEHQRDIRKACGIKEEKTS; this comes from the exons ATGTTTTTATCACACTCGGAGATATGGAGAACATACTGGGAGTGTGTTTCCAGACCTTACACGGTGTTCATCTGCTCCCTCACAGCCGCACTGTACTATCTGTGGGGCCGCAAGTGTCAG GCACCGGCCCTAGTTACTAGCAAGACCTTCAGTGCTTTCCTCCTCAAGCactgtcctgtggtgtctgagAACTTCAGCCCAACTCCTTGGTGCTGGGGAGGTCGGCTCCAGACGCTGGTCTGTGCCTTCATCAAGTCCAAACCCCCCGCTGCTTATCGCAA TGAGCTGATCCGTACGGTCGATGGTGGTCAGATCTCTCTGGACTGGGTGGACAATCAGGCCAGTGTGCCTTACCCAGAATCCTCTACCCGCCCCACGGTGCTGATCCTCCCTGGCCTGACAGGGAACAGCCAGCAGTCCTATGTGCTCCATGCCATTTGTCAGGCCACCCGCCGCGGCTACAG ATGTGTGGTCTTCAACAACAGAGGCGCCGCAGGGGAAGAGTTGCTG ACGCCTGTCACCTACTGCGCAGCCAATACCTCAGATCTTGAGCTTGTGGTGCAGCATGTCAAAGGACTTCACCCACATGCCCCTTTGCTTGGTGCTGGTGTGTCTTTGGGCGG catgTTATTGTTAAACTACCTGGGCCGTAAGCGCGCAGAGTCTGGGATGGTGGCGGGTTTGACCATCTCCGTCCCCTGGGATGCACAGAAGTCCTCCGACTCGATGGAAGAACCTTTGAACTGGCTGCTCTTCAACTCCTACCTCACGAGGGGCCTGCGTCGTGCTGTCGCCAG GCACAGGAAGGTTCTGGAGAAAGTGGTGGACATTGACTATGTTTTGAAG GCACGGACAGTCCGTGAGTTTGATGAACGCTTCACCTCTCTTCAGTTCGGTTATAATTCTTGTACGGAGTATTATTGCGATGCCAGCCCAGACAAAAAACTCCCCAATACAGCAGTGCCCATCTTGTGTCTGAACGCTGCGGATGACCCCTTCTCTCCAAAATGCG CATTCCCGGTGAACATAGTCCAAGGCCTGCCCAACGTCGCTCTGCTGTTAACGGCCCATGGCGGACACATCGCCTTCCTGCAGGGTTTGTTTCCCCGCGGCGAGAGCTACATGGAGCGCCTCTTCGGTCAGTTTGTCCAAGCTGTCTTTGAGCACCAGAGGGACATCAGGAAGGCATGCGGCATCAAGGAGGAGAAGACGAGCTGA
- the LOC119012155 gene encoding phospholipase ABHD3-like isoform X2, with amino-acid sequence MESANAPALVTSKTFSAFLLKHCPVVSENFSPTPWCWGGRLQTLVCAFIKSKPPAAYRNELIRTVDGGQISLDWVDNQASVPYPESSTRPTVLILPGLTGNSQQSYVLHAICQATRRGYRCVVFNNRGAAGEELLTPVTYCAANTSDLELVVQHVKGLHPHAPLLGAGVSLGGMLLLNYLGRKRAESGMVAGLTISVPWDAQKSSDSMEEPLNWLLFNSYLTRGLRRAVARHRKVLEKVVDIDYVLKARTVREFDERFTSLQFGYNSCTEYYCDASPDKKLPNTAVPILCLNAADDPFSPKCAFPVNIVQGLPNVALLLTAHGGHIAFLQGLFPRGESYMERLFGQFVQAVFEHQRDIRKACGIKEEKTS; translated from the exons ATGGAAtctgcaaat GCACCGGCCCTAGTTACTAGCAAGACCTTCAGTGCTTTCCTCCTCAAGCactgtcctgtggtgtctgagAACTTCAGCCCAACTCCTTGGTGCTGGGGAGGTCGGCTCCAGACGCTGGTCTGTGCCTTCATCAAGTCCAAACCCCCCGCTGCTTATCGCAA TGAGCTGATCCGTACGGTCGATGGTGGTCAGATCTCTCTGGACTGGGTGGACAATCAGGCCAGTGTGCCTTACCCAGAATCCTCTACCCGCCCCACGGTGCTGATCCTCCCTGGCCTGACAGGGAACAGCCAGCAGTCCTATGTGCTCCATGCCATTTGTCAGGCCACCCGCCGCGGCTACAG ATGTGTGGTCTTCAACAACAGAGGCGCCGCAGGGGAAGAGTTGCTG ACGCCTGTCACCTACTGCGCAGCCAATACCTCAGATCTTGAGCTTGTGGTGCAGCATGTCAAAGGACTTCACCCACATGCCCCTTTGCTTGGTGCTGGTGTGTCTTTGGGCGG catgTTATTGTTAAACTACCTGGGCCGTAAGCGCGCAGAGTCTGGGATGGTGGCGGGTTTGACCATCTCCGTCCCCTGGGATGCACAGAAGTCCTCCGACTCGATGGAAGAACCTTTGAACTGGCTGCTCTTCAACTCCTACCTCACGAGGGGCCTGCGTCGTGCTGTCGCCAG GCACAGGAAGGTTCTGGAGAAAGTGGTGGACATTGACTATGTTTTGAAG GCACGGACAGTCCGTGAGTTTGATGAACGCTTCACCTCTCTTCAGTTCGGTTATAATTCTTGTACGGAGTATTATTGCGATGCCAGCCCAGACAAAAAACTCCCCAATACAGCAGTGCCCATCTTGTGTCTGAACGCTGCGGATGACCCCTTCTCTCCAAAATGCG CATTCCCGGTGAACATAGTCCAAGGCCTGCCCAACGTCGCTCTGCTGTTAACGGCCCATGGCGGACACATCGCCTTCCTGCAGGGTTTGTTTCCCCGCGGCGAGAGCTACATGGAGCGCCTCTTCGGTCAGTTTGTCCAAGCTGTCTTTGAGCACCAGAGGGACATCAGGAAGGCATGCGGCATCAAGGAGGAGAAGACGAGCTGA
- the LOC119012155 gene encoding phospholipase ABHD3-like isoform X3 yields MKAPALVTSKTFSAFLLKHCPVVSENFSPTPWCWGGRLQTLVCAFIKSKPPAAYRNELIRTVDGGQISLDWVDNQASVPYPESSTRPTVLILPGLTGNSQQSYVLHAICQATRRGYRCVVFNNRGAAGEELLTPVTYCAANTSDLELVVQHVKGLHPHAPLLGAGVSLGGMLLLNYLGRKRAESGMVAGLTISVPWDAQKSSDSMEEPLNWLLFNSYLTRGLRRAVARHRKVLEKVVDIDYVLKARTVREFDERFTSLQFGYNSCTEYYCDASPDKKLPNTAVPILCLNAADDPFSPKCAFPVNIVQGLPNVALLLTAHGGHIAFLQGLFPRGESYMERLFGQFVQAVFEHQRDIRKACGIKEEKTS; encoded by the exons ATGAAG GCACCGGCCCTAGTTACTAGCAAGACCTTCAGTGCTTTCCTCCTCAAGCactgtcctgtggtgtctgagAACTTCAGCCCAACTCCTTGGTGCTGGGGAGGTCGGCTCCAGACGCTGGTCTGTGCCTTCATCAAGTCCAAACCCCCCGCTGCTTATCGCAA TGAGCTGATCCGTACGGTCGATGGTGGTCAGATCTCTCTGGACTGGGTGGACAATCAGGCCAGTGTGCCTTACCCAGAATCCTCTACCCGCCCCACGGTGCTGATCCTCCCTGGCCTGACAGGGAACAGCCAGCAGTCCTATGTGCTCCATGCCATTTGTCAGGCCACCCGCCGCGGCTACAG ATGTGTGGTCTTCAACAACAGAGGCGCCGCAGGGGAAGAGTTGCTG ACGCCTGTCACCTACTGCGCAGCCAATACCTCAGATCTTGAGCTTGTGGTGCAGCATGTCAAAGGACTTCACCCACATGCCCCTTTGCTTGGTGCTGGTGTGTCTTTGGGCGG catgTTATTGTTAAACTACCTGGGCCGTAAGCGCGCAGAGTCTGGGATGGTGGCGGGTTTGACCATCTCCGTCCCCTGGGATGCACAGAAGTCCTCCGACTCGATGGAAGAACCTTTGAACTGGCTGCTCTTCAACTCCTACCTCACGAGGGGCCTGCGTCGTGCTGTCGCCAG GCACAGGAAGGTTCTGGAGAAAGTGGTGGACATTGACTATGTTTTGAAG GCACGGACAGTCCGTGAGTTTGATGAACGCTTCACCTCTCTTCAGTTCGGTTATAATTCTTGTACGGAGTATTATTGCGATGCCAGCCCAGACAAAAAACTCCCCAATACAGCAGTGCCCATCTTGTGTCTGAACGCTGCGGATGACCCCTTCTCTCCAAAATGCG CATTCCCGGTGAACATAGTCCAAGGCCTGCCCAACGTCGCTCTGCTGTTAACGGCCCATGGCGGACACATCGCCTTCCTGCAGGGTTTGTTTCCCCGCGGCGAGAGCTACATGGAGCGCCTCTTCGGTCAGTTTGTCCAAGCTGTCTTTGAGCACCAGAGGGACATCAGGAAGGCATGCGGCATCAAGGAGGAGAAGACGAGCTGA
- the LOC119012156 gene encoding cathepsin B-like — MRPLALLCALVTVSVTVARHRLPLLSPEMVNFVNKANTTWTAGQNFHNVDISYVMGLCGTLLNGPKLPEVVHNIEGMRLPDTFDARQQWRNCPTIQQIRDQGSCGSCWAFGAAEAISDRLCIHSGQKISLEISAEDLLSCCDECGMGCFGGFPSAAWEFWAKKGLVTGGLYGSKVGCRPYSIAPCEHHVNGTRPPCQGEQDTPKCQQVCIDGYSPSYPKDKHFGKHTYNIPSQQEQIMTELYKNGPVEAAFSVYADFLLYKSGVYQHVTGEMLGGHAIKILGWGEENGTPYWLAANSWNSDWGDKGFFKIKRGNDECGIESEMVAGIPNN, encoded by the exons ATGCGTCCTCTGGCCCTCCTCTGTGCACTTGTGACAGTCTCTGTCACCGTGGCTCGGCAtcgcctccctctgctctccccaGAGATGGTGAACTTTGTTAACAAGGCCAACACCACCTGGACG GCCGGGCAAAACTTCCACAACGTTGACATCAGCTATGTGATGGGACTGTGTGGGACCTTACTGAATGGACCCAAGCTGCCAGAGGT AGTTCACAACATTGAAGGCATGAGGCTCCCAGACACCTTCGATGCGCGGCAGCAGTGGCGCAACTGTCCCACAATCCAACAGATCCGAGACCAGGGCTCCTGTGGGTCCTGTTGG GCCTTTGGGGCCGCTGAGGCGATATCGGACAGGCTGTGTATCCACAGCGGTCAGAAGATCTCACTGGAGATCTCTGCTGAGGATCTGCTGTCCTGCTGTGATGAATGCGGGATGGG CTGTTTCGGGGGTTTCCCCTCCGCTGCTTGGGAGTTCTGGGCAAAGAAAGGACTGGTGACAGGGGGCCTGTACGGCTCCAAAGTCG GCTGCCGGCCCTACAGCATCGCTCCCTGTGAGCATCACGTCAACGGGACTCGTCCTCCCTGTCAGGGTGAACAGGACACTCCTAAGTGTCAGCAGGTGTGCATTGATGGATACTCGCCATCATATCCCAAGGACAAACACTTTG gtaaacatacatacaacatCCCGTCCCAGCAGGAGCAGATCATGACTGAGCTGTACAAGAACGGACCTGTGGAGGCAGCTTTCTCTGTATATGCAGATTTTCTGCTGTACAAGTCGG GTGTGTACCAGCATGTGACAGGGGAGATGCTGGGCGGTCATGCCATCAAGATCCTCGGCTGGGGAGAGGAGAATGGGACTCCCTACTGGCTGGCTGCGAACTCCTGGAACAGTGATTGGGGAGATAAAG GTTTCTTCAAGATCAAGCGTGGAAATGACGAGTGCGGTATTGAGTCCGAGATGGTTGCAGGAATCCCAAACAACTAG
- the fdft1 gene encoding squalene synthase isoform X2 — MDILKSLGHPEEILNLFKFKMGGCSAVMPKLDYESMSESLRTCYLYLNQTSRSFAAVIQALDGELRHAVCIFYLVLRALDTVEDDMTIPLDKKVPMLNDFHTYLYQDEWCFTESQEKDRQVLEDFPTISLEFRNLAQEYRDVISDICHRMGVGMAEFLEKKVGSMKEWDLYCHYVAGLVGVGLSQLFSASKLEDPEVGRDTELANSMGLFLQKTNIIRDYLEDTQQGRAFWPQEAWSQFAGRLEDLAHPEKLESALSCLNLLVTDALRHVPDVIAYLSRLHNQSVFNFCAIPQVMAIATLSSCYNNPMVFQGVVKIRKGQAVTLMMEATNMGAVQTIIAQYSQEIVQKVSLTDPSRDKTLHILAVIRDKSALSQSSLPTRTHHLSPMYLSAAMLLAALSWQYLSTTAAQAQGTGDMHGQ, encoded by the exons ATGGACATCCTGAAGTCTCTGGGCCACCCGGAGGAGATCCTCAACctgtttaagtttaaaatgGGGGGCTGCAGCGCCGTCATGCCGAAGTTGGATTAT GAGTCCATGAGCGAGAGTCTGCGGACCTGCTACCTGTACCTGAACCAGACCAGCCGGAGCTTCGCCGCCGTGATTCAGGCGCTGGACGGAGAGCTGAG GCATGCAGTTTGTATTTTCTACCTGGTGCTGCGAGCGCTGGATACGGTGGAGGACGATATGACCATCCCTCTGGACAAGAAGGTCCCCATGCTGAACGATTTCCACACCTACCTGTACCAGGACGAGTGGTGCTTCACTGAGAGCCAGGAGAAGGACCGACAGGTTCTGGAGGATTTCCCCACG ATATCACTGGAATTCAGAAACCTCGCTCAGGAGTACAGAGACGTCATCTCGGACATCTGCCACCGTATGGGAGTGGGGATGGCCGAATTCCTGGAAAAGAAAGTGGGATCCATGAAGGAGTGGGACCTG TATTGCCATTACGTTGCCGGGCTGGTCGGTGTCGGTCTGTCTCAGCTGTTCTCTGCGTCTAAGCTGGAGGACCCCGAGGTGGGCCGGGACACCGAGCTCGCCAACTCCATGGGCCTGTTCCTCCAGAAGACGAACATCATCAGAGACTATCTGGAGGACACGCAGCAGGGACGTGCTTTCTGGCCACAAGAG GCTTGGAGTCAGTTTGCGGGTCGTCTCGAGGACTTGGCCCATCCCGAGAAGCTGGAGTCTGCGCTCTCCTGTCTCAACCTGCTGGTCACTGATGCTCTGCGGCACGTCCCCGATGTTATCGCCTACCTGTCCCGCCTGCACAACCAGAGCGTGTTCAATTTCTGCGCCATTCCTCAG GTGATGGCAATAGCTACACTCTCGTCATGCTACAACAACCCCATGGTGTTCCAGGGAGTCGTGAAGATCAGAAAGGGACAGGCTGTCACGCTCATGATGGAAGCCACCAACATGGGCGCGGTGCAGACCATCATCGCCCAGTACAGCCAGGAG atTGTACAGAAGGTCTCCCTCACCGACCCGTCACGGGACAAGACCCTGCACATCCTGGCTGTCATCAGGGACAAGTCGGCTCTGTCGCAGTCCAGCCTCCCCACCAGGACCCACCACCTGTCGCCCATGTACCTGTCTGCTGCCATGCTGCTCGCCGCCCTCAGCTGGCAGTACCTCAGCACCACTGCAGCGCAGGCGCAGGGCACCGGAGACATGCACGGACAGTGA
- the fdft1 gene encoding squalene synthase isoform X1, whose product MAGACCKCPLSLSVLKRSLSVAPRGCGSAPRSLPLGWRLGERGLQEAARPSSALRPAASYRHTAFLCLSCQESMSESLRTCYLYLNQTSRSFAAVIQALDGELRHAVCIFYLVLRALDTVEDDMTIPLDKKVPMLNDFHTYLYQDEWCFTESQEKDRQVLEDFPTISLEFRNLAQEYRDVISDICHRMGVGMAEFLEKKVGSMKEWDLYCHYVAGLVGVGLSQLFSASKLEDPEVGRDTELANSMGLFLQKTNIIRDYLEDTQQGRAFWPQEAWSQFAGRLEDLAHPEKLESALSCLNLLVTDALRHVPDVIAYLSRLHNQSVFNFCAIPQVMAIATLSSCYNNPMVFQGVVKIRKGQAVTLMMEATNMGAVQTIIAQYSQEIVQKVSLTDPSRDKTLHILAVIRDKSALSQSSLPTRTHHLSPMYLSAAMLLAALSWQYLSTTAAQAQGTGDMHGQ is encoded by the exons ATGGCCGGAGCTTGCTGCAAGTGTCCGCTCTCTCTGTCCGTTCTCAAGCGCTCTCTCTCGGTGGCGCCGCGCGGCTGCGGCTCCGCTCCTCGGTCCCTCCCTCTGGGCTGGAGGCTCGGGGAGCGGGGCCTGCAGGAGGCCGCCCGACCCTCCAGCGCCCTCAGACCCGCAGCGTCTTACCGACACACggccttcctctgtctctcctgccaGGAGTCCATGAGCGAGAGTCTGCGGACCTGCTACCTGTACCTGAACCAGACCAGCCGGAGCTTCGCCGCCGTGATTCAGGCGCTGGACGGAGAGCTGAG GCATGCAGTTTGTATTTTCTACCTGGTGCTGCGAGCGCTGGATACGGTGGAGGACGATATGACCATCCCTCTGGACAAGAAGGTCCCCATGCTGAACGATTTCCACACCTACCTGTACCAGGACGAGTGGTGCTTCACTGAGAGCCAGGAGAAGGACCGACAGGTTCTGGAGGATTTCCCCACG ATATCACTGGAATTCAGAAACCTCGCTCAGGAGTACAGAGACGTCATCTCGGACATCTGCCACCGTATGGGAGTGGGGATGGCCGAATTCCTGGAAAAGAAAGTGGGATCCATGAAGGAGTGGGACCTG TATTGCCATTACGTTGCCGGGCTGGTCGGTGTCGGTCTGTCTCAGCTGTTCTCTGCGTCTAAGCTGGAGGACCCCGAGGTGGGCCGGGACACCGAGCTCGCCAACTCCATGGGCCTGTTCCTCCAGAAGACGAACATCATCAGAGACTATCTGGAGGACACGCAGCAGGGACGTGCTTTCTGGCCACAAGAG GCTTGGAGTCAGTTTGCGGGTCGTCTCGAGGACTTGGCCCATCCCGAGAAGCTGGAGTCTGCGCTCTCCTGTCTCAACCTGCTGGTCACTGATGCTCTGCGGCACGTCCCCGATGTTATCGCCTACCTGTCCCGCCTGCACAACCAGAGCGTGTTCAATTTCTGCGCCATTCCTCAG GTGATGGCAATAGCTACACTCTCGTCATGCTACAACAACCCCATGGTGTTCCAGGGAGTCGTGAAGATCAGAAAGGGACAGGCTGTCACGCTCATGATGGAAGCCACCAACATGGGCGCGGTGCAGACCATCATCGCCCAGTACAGCCAGGAG atTGTACAGAAGGTCTCCCTCACCGACCCGTCACGGGACAAGACCCTGCACATCCTGGCTGTCATCAGGGACAAGTCGGCTCTGTCGCAGTCCAGCCTCCCCACCAGGACCCACCACCTGTCGCCCATGTACCTGTCTGCTGCCATGCTGCTCGCCGCCCTCAGCTGGCAGTACCTCAGCACCACTGCAGCGCAGGCGCAGGGCACCGGAGACATGCACGGACAGTGA
- the LOC119012929 gene encoding uncharacterized protein LOC119012929 isoform X2, with amino-acid sequence MELSMLSRKRPFFNGSEQEPPPYTKKGRVALRTLLDRHPTDRLDGVRLKTGCGHSCAPEACLNGGTKHPTDTEVFFERLSSWADTEYSVDKVLQHLKFRPTEDDGLLGDSVNKKFVELHRDFTEECGAEDKQHSWAVIEKREEIVMYGPFYPNYNSGEHSEDIIIRQTQELLESDAASEDWKVYVFTMNSPCLARNTDPCMLNLVRKAHEWWSVYGVKTHIGYVKCWGFKGTKENLFRDINYSQVDRIDQAEEHESYVKAAENPLCENLFSAVKHLLRSVSFPPENFEQGQDWKGFFKSMYDISPEDEKDIVAREVDAVVEAAQALLSEESGRFEGFLDKGQAFVSGYTFSSHVSDGIRDQMRLTFRQCWREMAQDKYAEFIRERLTEDFNQCTVQLFIKDVVNHTKQYLQIGKIRLLEDSGAPQVHP; translated from the exons ATGGAACTTTCCAT gtTGAGCCGTAAGCGTCCCTTCTTTAATGGATCTGAACAGGAGCCTCCGCCGTACACGAAGAAGGGTCGGGTGGCTCTGAGAACTCTGCTGGACAGGCATCCGACAGACAGGTTGGACGGAGTGAGACTGAA GACCGGCTGTGGTCACTCCTGCGCGCCTGAAGCCTGCCTGAACGGAGGCACAAAACACCCGACTGACACCGAGGTCTTCTTCGAGCGGTTGTCGTCCTGGGCTGACACGGAGTACTCTGTGGACAAAGTGCTGCAGCATCTCAAGTTCAGGCCAACCGAAGACGACGGGCTCCTCGGGGACTCGGTGAACAAGAAATTCGTGGAGTTGCACCGTGACTTCACTGAGGAGTGTGGCGCAGAGGACAAGCAGCATTCGTGGGCTGTCATTGAGAAGCGGGAAGAGATCGTCATGTACGGGCCGTTTTATCCTAACTACAACAGCGGGGAGCACAGCGAGGACATCATCATCAGGCAAacccaggagctgctggagtcgGATGCCGCCTCAGAAGACTGGAAGGTGTACGTCTTCACCATGAACAGCCCGTGCTTGGCTAGAAACACCGATCCGTGCATGCTGAACCTGGTTCGGAAAGCTCACGAGTGGTGGAGCGTGTATGGAGTGAAGACTCACATAGGTTATGTGAAATGCTGGGGATTcaaaggaacaaaagaaaatctaTTCAGGGATATTAACTACAGCCAAGTGGACCGTATCGATCAGGCGGAGGAGCACGAGAGCTACGTCAAAGCTGCTGAAAATCCTTTATGCGAAAAcctgttttctgctgtgaaacaccTCCTGAGGTCTGTCAGTTTCCCTCCGGAAAACTTTGAGCAGGGTCAAGACTGGAAGGGTTTCTTCAAAAGCATGTATGATATTTCACCGGAGGACGAGAAAGACATCGTCGCCCGGGAGGTGGACGCCGTCGTTGAAGCGGCACAAGCTCTGCTTTCAGAAGAAAGTGGACGCTTCGAAGGATTTTTAGACAAGGGACAGGCGTTTGTGTCCGGTTACACTTTTAGTTCACATGTATCTGATGGCATCCGGGATCAAATGAGACTCACGTTTCGGCAGTGTTGGAGGGAGATGGCGCAGGACAAATACGCCGAGTTCATCAGGGAGAGGCTGACTGAAGACTTCAATCAATGCACCGTCCAGCTTTTTATCAAAGATGTTGTGAATCACACAAAACAGTACTTGCAAATTGGAAAGATACGGCTTTTAGAAGATTCAGGAGCTCCACAGGTTCACCCATAA
- the LOC119012929 gene encoding uncharacterized protein LOC119012929 isoform X1 encodes MELSMLSRKRPFFNGSEQEPPPYTKKGRVALRTLLDRHPTDRLDGVRLNLCCRTGCGHSCAPEACLNGGTKHPTDTEVFFERLSSWADTEYSVDKVLQHLKFRPTEDDGLLGDSVNKKFVELHRDFTEECGAEDKQHSWAVIEKREEIVMYGPFYPNYNSGEHSEDIIIRQTQELLESDAASEDWKVYVFTMNSPCLARNTDPCMLNLVRKAHEWWSVYGVKTHIGYVKCWGFKGTKENLFRDINYSQVDRIDQAEEHESYVKAAENPLCENLFSAVKHLLRSVSFPPENFEQGQDWKGFFKSMYDISPEDEKDIVAREVDAVVEAAQALLSEESGRFEGFLDKGQAFVSGYTFSSHVSDGIRDQMRLTFRQCWREMAQDKYAEFIRERLTEDFNQCTVQLFIKDVVNHTKQYLQIGKIRLLEDSGAPQVHP; translated from the exons ATGGAACTTTCCAT gtTGAGCCGTAAGCGTCCCTTCTTTAATGGATCTGAACAGGAGCCTCCGCCGTACACGAAGAAGGGTCGGGTGGCTCTGAGAACTCTGCTGGACAGGCATCCGACAGACAGGTTGGACGGAGTGAGACTGAA TTTGTGTTGCAGGACCGGCTGTGGTCACTCCTGCGCGCCTGAAGCCTGCCTGAACGGAGGCACAAAACACCCGACTGACACCGAGGTCTTCTTCGAGCGGTTGTCGTCCTGGGCTGACACGGAGTACTCTGTGGACAAAGTGCTGCAGCATCTCAAGTTCAGGCCAACCGAAGACGACGGGCTCCTCGGGGACTCGGTGAACAAGAAATTCGTGGAGTTGCACCGTGACTTCACTGAGGAGTGTGGCGCAGAGGACAAGCAGCATTCGTGGGCTGTCATTGAGAAGCGGGAAGAGATCGTCATGTACGGGCCGTTTTATCCTAACTACAACAGCGGGGAGCACAGCGAGGACATCATCATCAGGCAAacccaggagctgctggagtcgGATGCCGCCTCAGAAGACTGGAAGGTGTACGTCTTCACCATGAACAGCCCGTGCTTGGCTAGAAACACCGATCCGTGCATGCTGAACCTGGTTCGGAAAGCTCACGAGTGGTGGAGCGTGTATGGAGTGAAGACTCACATAGGTTATGTGAAATGCTGGGGATTcaaaggaacaaaagaaaatctaTTCAGGGATATTAACTACAGCCAAGTGGACCGTATCGATCAGGCGGAGGAGCACGAGAGCTACGTCAAAGCTGCTGAAAATCCTTTATGCGAAAAcctgttttctgctgtgaaacaccTCCTGAGGTCTGTCAGTTTCCCTCCGGAAAACTTTGAGCAGGGTCAAGACTGGAAGGGTTTCTTCAAAAGCATGTATGATATTTCACCGGAGGACGAGAAAGACATCGTCGCCCGGGAGGTGGACGCCGTCGTTGAAGCGGCACAAGCTCTGCTTTCAGAAGAAAGTGGACGCTTCGAAGGATTTTTAGACAAGGGACAGGCGTTTGTGTCCGGTTACACTTTTAGTTCACATGTATCTGATGGCATCCGGGATCAAATGAGACTCACGTTTCGGCAGTGTTGGAGGGAGATGGCGCAGGACAAATACGCCGAGTTCATCAGGGAGAGGCTGACTGAAGACTTCAATCAATGCACCGTCCAGCTTTTTATCAAAGATGTTGTGAATCACACAAAACAGTACTTGCAAATTGGAAAGATACGGCTTTTAGAAGATTCAGGAGCTCCACAGGTTCACCCATAA